DNA sequence from the Pseudomonas tritici genome:
AGCTGCAGCACACCGCTGCGGCGGCTGTGCAAACCATGGACGCCGGGCATCGCCAGGCCGAAGAAGGCGTAGCGCGGGTGATGGAAGCGGATCAGGCGTTGGTTGGCATCAGCGAAGCGGTGGCACATATCACCGACATGACCACCCAGATCGCTGCTGCCACTGAAGAGCAAAGCTCCGTGGCCGAAGAGATCAGCCGCAATATCAGCACGATTGCGCTGTTGGCGGACCAGACGTCGGAGCAAGCGTTGAACTCGGCGCAGTTGAGTGAAGAGCTGACGCATACCGCGAATACCCAGTATTCGCTGGTGGAGCGTTTTAACCGGTAAATGGATTGTGGCGAGGGAGCTTGCTCCCTCGCCACAGGTTTCACTCAAGCTCTCTAATAAAGCTAGAAACCCGCACCGCCGCAGCCTCCAGATGCTGCTCATGACTACACCCCGACGCCTTCAACGGCTTCAAATCATGATCCCCCGCCACCAGCCACATCACCTCGATGCTCGGCGACAAGTCGTACCTCTCCACCGCCGCCCGATTACCCAGCGCATCGCGCTCGCCCTGCACAATCAACGTCGGCGCCTTCAACCCGGCCAGGTGCTCGACCCGTGGTTTTTCTGGCTTGCCCACCGCATAGAACGGATACCCCAGGCACACCAGCCCATCGGCGCCCACTTCATCGGCCAACAAACTGGCCATGCGTCCGCCCATGGACTTGCCGCCGATAACCAGTTTCCCAGCGACATGACGTCGCACCTCGGCATACACCTCACGCCAGGCTTCGAGCAGTTTTGGCGCCGGATTCGGTGGCCGCCTGCCCCCGTCCACCCGGCGCTGGGCCATGTACGGAAACTCGAAGCGCAACACGTTCACACCATGCCCGGCAAGGCGTGCAGCCATGTCGTTCATAAACCCGGAATCCATTGGTGCACCGGCGCCGTGGGCCAGGATCAGCGTGACGGGAGCGGCTGAAGTCGTCCTCGACGCCGCATCCCACAACCACCCATGTTCCCGCACACACTGCGCCCATTGATCCCCGTCAATACTGGCCTTGTGCTCTTTGCCCATGCTTGCCTCGCTTTTTAGTCTACCTATAACTCCAGCCCAAGTGCCGCATCTGCTTGGGTTGAACCGTGGATGGGGAACCATGAACACTACTTTAAGTACCGCCTATAACTACAAGGTGGTCCGCCAATTCGCCATTATGACGGTGGTGTGGGGCATCGTCGGCATGGGGCTCGGGGTTTTTCTCGCTGCTCAATTGGTTTGGCCTGCACTCAACTTCGACTTGCCCTGGACCAGCTTCGGCCGCCTGCGCCCGTTGCACACCAACGCGGTGATCTTCGCCTTCGGTGGCTGCGCGCTGTTCGCCAGCTCCTTCTACTCGGTGCAACGTACCTGCCAGACGCAGCTGTTCGCGCCGAAAATCGCCGCATTCTGCTTCTGGGGCTGGCAGCTTGTCATTCTCTTGGCCGCCATCTCCTTGCCACTGGGCTACACCAGTTCCAAGGAATACGCAGAACTGGAATGGCCGATCGACATCCTGATCACCATTGTCTGGGTGGCGTATGCCATCGTGTTCTTTGGCACGATCATGAAGCGCAACACCAAGCACATCTACGTCGGCAACTGGTTCTTCGGTGCGTTCATCATCACCGTGGCCATCCTGCATATCGTCAACAACCTGGAAATCCCGGTCAGCCTGACCAAGTCCTACTCCCTCTACGGCGGTGCGACGGATGCCATGGTGCAGTGGTGGTATGGGCATAACGCGGTAGGATTTTTCCTCACCGCCGGCTTCCTCGGCATGATGTATTACTTCGTGCCGAAACAGGCCGAGCGCCCGGTGTATTCCTATCGGTTGTCCATCGTGCACTTCTGGGCACTGATCACCCTGTACATCTGGGCCGGCCCGCACCACTTGCACTACACCGCGCTGCCGGACTGGGCACAGTCGCTGGGCATGGTGATGTCGCTGGTGCTGCTGGCACCGAGCTGGGGCGGCATGATCAACGGCATGATGACGTTGTCGGGTGCCTGGCATAAGTTGCGCAGCGACCCGATCCTGCGCTTCCTCGTCGTCTCCCTGGCGTTCTACGGCATGTCGACCTTCGAAGGCCCGATGATGGCGATCAAGACCGTCAACGCCCTCTCCCACTACACCGACTGGACCATCGGCCACGTACACGCCGGCGCCCTTGGCTGGGTGGCGATGATTTCCATTGGCGCGCTGTACCACATGATCCCGAAAGTCTTCGGTCGCGAGCAGATGTACAGCCTTGGCCTGATCAACGCGCACTTCTGGCTGGCCACCATCGGCACCGTGCTCTACATCGCCTCGATGTGGGTCAACGGCATTGCCCAGGGCCTGATGTGGCGTGCGGTCAACGAAGACGGCACCTTGACCTACTCCTTCGTCGAAACCCTGGTGGCCAGCCACCCTGGCTTCATCGTGCGGTTGGTGGGCGGTGCGATCTTCCTCAGCGGCATGTTCCTGATGGCTTACAACACTTGGCGCACCGTGCGTTCGGCGCAACCTGCCGAAGTTGCCGCTGCGGCGCAGATGGCCTGAGGAGTCTGTGATGAAACACGAAACGATTGAAAAGAACGTCGGCCTGCTGATGCTGCTCATGGTGCTAGCCGTGAGCATCGGCGGCCTGACCCAGATCGTCCCGCTGTTCTTCCAGGACGTGACCAACAAACCGGTTGAAGGCATGAAGCCCTACACCGCGTTGCAACTGGAAGGCCGTGACATCTACATCCGCGAAGGCTGCGTACAGTGCCACTCGCAGATGATCCGCCCGTTCCGCGCCGAAACGGAACGCTACGGCCACTACTCGGTCGCCGGTGAAAGCGTGTGGGACCACCCGTTCCTGTGGGGTTCCAAGCGCACCGGGCCGGACCTGGCGCGCGTTGGCGCACGCTACTCGGACGACTGGCACCGCGCGCACTTGTACAACCCGCGCAACGTGGTGCCCGAGTCGAAAATGCCGGCCTATCCGTGGCTGGTCACCGCCCAGGTCGACAGCAGCCATACCGAGACCAAGTTGAACGTGATGCGCACCCTCGGCGTGCCCTACACCGACGACGACATCAGTGCCGCCGTGGCCAGCCTCAAAGGCAAGACCGAGATGGACGCGCTGGTTTCGTACCTGCAAGTACTCGGTACTGCCATCAAGAGCAAGAGGTGAGCCATGGGATTTGAATTCGATGCGGGCACCATCCGCGGCCTCGGCACGCTGGTGGTCGCCATCGCCTTTATCGGCCTGTCGCTGTGGGTGTTCAACAACCGGCGCAATGCGGAATTCGAGCAGGCGCGCCTGCTGCCCTTCGCCGATGAACCTTCTCCATCCGACGCTCAAGAAGAGCCTGCAATAAGGAGCACTCGGCCATGACCCTGTTTTGGAGTACATGGATCTGCGTACTGACCCTCGGCAGCCTGATCGGCCTGACCTGGCTCTTGATCGGTACCCGCAAGGGCGAGACCAAGGGCAGCGTCGACCAGACCATGGGCCACGCCTTCGACGGTATCGAGGAATACGACAACCCGCTGCCCCAGTGGTGGTTCATGCTGTTCGCCGGCACCCTGGTGTTTGCGGTCGGCTACCTGATCCTCTACCCGGGCCTGGGCAACTGGAAAGGCGTGTTGCCGGGCTATGAAGACGGCTGGACGTCGGCCAAGGAGTGGGACAAGGAGATGGCCAAGGCCGACACCAAGTTCGGGCCGATCTTCGCCAAATTCTCGGCCATGCCGCTGGAAGAAGTCGCAAAGGACCCGCAAGCGCTGAAAATGGGCGGTCGCCTGTTCGCTTCCAACTGCTCGGTGTGCCACGGCTCGGATGCCAAGGGCGCGTTTGGTTTCCCAAACCTGGCGGACAACATCTGGCGCTGGGGCGGTTCGGCTGAAGCGATCAAGACCACCATCCTGAACGGCCGCCACGCGGCGATGCCGGCCTGGGGTGACATGCTCGGCGACAACGGAGTGAAAAACGTCGCTGCGTACGTCCGCCACGACGTGGCCAAGCTGCCATTGCCTGCCGACAGCACCGCTGACCTGGCCGCAGGCCAAGCGGCGTTCAACACCACGTGTGTCGCGTGCCACGGTCCAGAAGGCCACGGCATGGAAGCCATGGGCGCACCCGACCTGACCAAACCGGCCGGCTACATCTACGGCACCAGCCTCGCGCAGTTGCAGCAGACCATCCGTCACGGCCGCCAAGGCCAAATGCCGGCGCAGGAAGTGCTGCAAGGTAACGATAAGGTGCACTTGTTGGCCGCGTATGTTTACAGCCTGTCCCACAACGCTGATGGTGCAACGCCAGAAAGCCAGCCCGAGTGACCTCTGAATGCCGCCCCAACTTGGGGCGGCAGCTCTACCCCGCTACGCGACCAAGTGTCGCACCCTTCCAAAGCACACCTTTCCCCCCCTCACTTTCGGGTCTACGCTTGTTCCCACAGCGGACCAATTCTGGCGTACGCAACGACATGCGTTGCGACCCCAAAATTTTCCTGTCCACTTGATCAGCTTTCTATTTCGGATTTTATCCCTACGCTAAACATGGAAAGGGCGCAGAATCTGGCGTGGAACGCATTGATACAGGTCAGCCATTGCGTTGCAATGGCCCCTCGCTTTCTCCATACTTGCGGCCGATTTTACCTATAAAAAAACCTAAACCGTGGAACCTTAGAATGAGCACAGCAATCAGTCCGACTGCTTATAACTATAAGGTAGTCCGCCAGTTCGCCATCATGACGGTGGTCTGGGGGATCCTTGGCATGGGGCTCGGGGTGTTTATCGCCTCGCAACTGGTTTGGCCGGAATTGAATTTCGGTTTGCCATGGACGACCTTTGGCCGCCTGCGCCCGCTGCACACCAACCTGGTGATCTTCGCCTTCGGCGGATGTGCATTGTTTGCCACCTCCTACTATGTCGTGCAGCGAACCTGCCAGACGCGACTGATCTCCGACAGCCTCGCGGCCTTCACCTTCTGGGGTTGGCAAGCGGTCATTGTCGGCGCCATCGTCACCCTGCCACTGGGGTACACCACCACCAAGGAATACGCCGAGCTGGAATGGCCCATCGCCATTTTGCTTGCCATTGTGTGGGTGACCTATGCCGTGGTGTTCTTCGGTACCATCGTCAAGCGCAAGACCAAGCACATCTATGTGGGCAACTGGTTCTACGGCGCCTTTATCCTGGTGACGGCGATGCTGCACATCGTCAACCACGCCTCGTTGCCGGTCAGCCTGTTCAAGTCTTACTCGGCTTACGCCGGGGCGACTGACGCGATGATCCAGTGGTGGTACGGCCACAACGCCGTAGGGTTTTTCCTCACCACCGGTTTCCTGGGGATGATGTACTACTTCGTGCCGAAACAGGCCGAACGTCCTATTTACTCGTACCGCCTGTCCATCGTGCACTTCTGGGCGCTGATCACCCTGTACATCTGGGCCGGCCCGCACCACTTGCACTACACCGCGTTGCCGGACTGGGCGCAGTCCCTGGGCATGGCAATGTCGATCATCCTGCTGGCCCCGAGCTGGGGCGGCATGATCAACGGCATGATGACCCTGTCGGGGGCCTGGCATAAATTGCGCACTGACCCGATCCTGCGCTTCCTCGTGGTATCGCTGGCGTTCTACGGCATGTCGACCTTTGAAGGGCCGATGATGGCGATCAAGACCGTCAACTCGCTGTCCCACTACACCGACTGGACCATCGGCCACGTACACGCCGGTGCGCTCGGTTGGGTCGCGATGATCTCCATCGGCGCGATCTACCACATGATCCCCAGACTGTTCGGCCGCGTGCAGATGCACAGTGTCGGGCTGATCAACACGCACTTCTGGCTGGCGACCATCGGTACCGTGCTCTACATCGCCTCGATGTGGGTCAACGGCATCACCCAGGGCCTGATGTGGCGTGCAATCAACGATGACGGCACCCTCACCTACTCCTTCGTCGAAGCGCTGCAGGCCAGCCATCCGGGCTTTATCGTCCGCGCGTTGGGCGGTGCGTTCTTTGCCACCGGCATGCTGTTCATGGCCTACAACGTCTGGCGCACCGTGCGTGCCTCGGACCCTGCCGAAGCCGAAGCCGCCGCCAAGATCGCCGTTGTGGGAGCCCACTGATGAAGCATGAAGTAGTCGAGAAGAATATCGGCCTGCTGGCCTTCTTCATGGTCATCGCCGTGAGTATCGGCGGCCTGACCCAGATCGTTCCGCTGTTTTTCCAGGACGTCACCAACAAGCCGGTGGAAGGCATGAAGCCGCGCACCGCGCTTGAACTGGAAGGCCGCGACGTCTACATCGCCAACGGTTGTGTCGGCTGCCACTCGCAGATGATCCGTCCGTTCCGCGCCGAAACCGAACGCTACGGCCACTACTCGGTCGCCGGCGAAAGCGTGTGGGACCACCCATTCCTGTGGGGTTCCAAACGTACCGGCCCGGATTTGGCGCGTGTCGGCGGTCGTTACTCTGATGACTGGCAACGTGCGCACTTGTACAACCCGCGCAACGTTGTGCCTGAGTCGAAAATGCCAGCGTACCCGTTCCTCGTGGAAAACAAGCTCGACGGCAAGGACACCGCGAAGAAGATGGAAGTCTTGCGCACCCTGGGCGTGCCCTACACCGACGAAGACATCGCCGGTGCAGCCGCAGCAGTGAAAGGCAAGACCGAAATGGACGCATTGGTGGCCTACCTGCAAGGCCTTGGCACCATCATCAAAAGCAAACGGTGATTCTTCATGGATATCGGGATGATTCGTGGCTTGGGCACCGTTGTGGTGATGGTGGCCTTTATCGGCCTGGCGTTGTGGGTGTTCAGCCCCAAGCGCAAGTCGGAGTTTGAAGACGCGACCTTGCTGCCCTTTGCGGATGATCCCGAAGCCATCAAGCACGTCGAGCAAGCTTCTAGGAGTAACAAAGAATGACTACGTTCTGGAGTCTGTACGTCACAGTCCTCAGTCTGGGTACCATCTTCGCCCTGACCTGGCTGCTGCTGTCGACCCGCAAGGGCCAGCGCGCCGAGCAAACCGACGAGACTGTCGGCCACTCGTTCGACGGCATCGAGGAGTACGACAACCCACTGCCCAAGTGGTGGTTCATGCTGTTTGTCGGCACCATCATCTTCGCCCTCGGCTACCTGGTGCTGTACCCGGGCCTGGGCAATTGGAAGGGCCTGCTGCCGGGCTACAACTACCTCGACAACGACAAGCAAACCGCTTTCGCCAATGGCCAGACCGGTTGGACCGGCGTGCACGAGTGGGAAAAGGAAATGGCCAGGTCGGACGCCAAGTTCGGGCCGATCTTCGCCAAATTCGCCTCGATGCCGATTGAGGAAGTCGCCAAGGATCCGCAAGCCTTGAAGATGGGGGGCCGCCTGTTCGCCTCCAACTGCTCGGTGTGCCACGGTTCCGACGCCAAGGGCGCCTATGGCTTCCCCAACCTGACCGACGCCGACTGGCGATGGGGTGGCGAGCCCGCCACCATCAAGGAAACCATCATGAAGGGCCGCCATGCCGTGATGCCGGCCTGGCTGGATATCCTCAAGGAACAAGGCGTCAGCGATGTCGCCGCCTTCGTGGTGACCAACCTCGACGGTCGCAAGCTGCCAGAAGGCGTCAAGGCTGACGTGGCCAACGGCGAAAAACTCTTCGCCGCCAACTGCGTGGCCTGCCATGGCCCGGCCGGTAAAGGCACGCCCGCCATGGGCGCACCCGACCTGACCCACCCGGGTGCATTCATCTACGGTTCGAGCTTCGCCCAACTGCAACAGACCATCCGTTGGGGCCGCCAGGGCCAGATGCCTGCGCAGGAGCAACTGCAGGGGAACGACAAGGTGCACTTGCTGGCAGCCTATGTTTACAGCTTGTCCCATGGGGATAAGAAGGCTGAAGAGC
Encoded proteins:
- a CDS encoding alpha/beta family hydrolase, with the translated sequence MGKEHKASIDGDQWAQCVREHGWLWDAASRTTSAAPVTLILAHGAGAPMDSGFMNDMAARLAGHGVNVLRFEFPYMAQRRVDGGRRPPNPAPKLLEAWREVYAEVRRHVAGKLVIGGKSMGGRMASLLADEVGADGLVCLGYPFYAVGKPEKPRVEHLAGLKAPTLIVQGERDALGNRAAVERYDLSPSIEVMWLVAGDHDLKPLKASGCSHEQHLEAAAVRVSSFIRELE
- the ccoN gene encoding cytochrome-c oxidase, cbb3-type subunit I, translated to MNTTLSTAYNYKVVRQFAIMTVVWGIVGMGLGVFLAAQLVWPALNFDLPWTSFGRLRPLHTNAVIFAFGGCALFASSFYSVQRTCQTQLFAPKIAAFCFWGWQLVILLAAISLPLGYTSSKEYAELEWPIDILITIVWVAYAIVFFGTIMKRNTKHIYVGNWFFGAFIITVAILHIVNNLEIPVSLTKSYSLYGGATDAMVQWWYGHNAVGFFLTAGFLGMMYYFVPKQAERPVYSYRLSIVHFWALITLYIWAGPHHLHYTALPDWAQSLGMVMSLVLLAPSWGGMINGMMTLSGAWHKLRSDPILRFLVVSLAFYGMSTFEGPMMAIKTVNALSHYTDWTIGHVHAGALGWVAMISIGALYHMIPKVFGREQMYSLGLINAHFWLATIGTVLYIASMWVNGIAQGLMWRAVNEDGTLTYSFVETLVASHPGFIVRLVGGAIFLSGMFLMAYNTWRTVRSAQPAEVAAAAQMA
- the ccoO gene encoding cytochrome-c oxidase, cbb3-type subunit II — its product is MKHETIEKNVGLLMLLMVLAVSIGGLTQIVPLFFQDVTNKPVEGMKPYTALQLEGRDIYIREGCVQCHSQMIRPFRAETERYGHYSVAGESVWDHPFLWGSKRTGPDLARVGARYSDDWHRAHLYNPRNVVPESKMPAYPWLVTAQVDSSHTETKLNVMRTLGVPYTDDDISAAVASLKGKTEMDALVSYLQVLGTAIKSKR
- a CDS encoding cbb3-type cytochrome oxidase subunit 3, which translates into the protein MGFEFDAGTIRGLGTLVVAIAFIGLSLWVFNNRRNAEFEQARLLPFADEPSPSDAQEEPAIRSTRP
- the ccoP gene encoding cytochrome-c oxidase, cbb3-type subunit III; this encodes MTLFWSTWICVLTLGSLIGLTWLLIGTRKGETKGSVDQTMGHAFDGIEEYDNPLPQWWFMLFAGTLVFAVGYLILYPGLGNWKGVLPGYEDGWTSAKEWDKEMAKADTKFGPIFAKFSAMPLEEVAKDPQALKMGGRLFASNCSVCHGSDAKGAFGFPNLADNIWRWGGSAEAIKTTILNGRHAAMPAWGDMLGDNGVKNVAAYVRHDVAKLPLPADSTADLAAGQAAFNTTCVACHGPEGHGMEAMGAPDLTKPAGYIYGTSLAQLQQTIRHGRQGQMPAQEVLQGNDKVHLLAAYVYSLSHNADGATPESQPE
- the ccoN gene encoding cytochrome-c oxidase, cbb3-type subunit I, whose product is MSTAISPTAYNYKVVRQFAIMTVVWGILGMGLGVFIASQLVWPELNFGLPWTTFGRLRPLHTNLVIFAFGGCALFATSYYVVQRTCQTRLISDSLAAFTFWGWQAVIVGAIVTLPLGYTTTKEYAELEWPIAILLAIVWVTYAVVFFGTIVKRKTKHIYVGNWFYGAFILVTAMLHIVNHASLPVSLFKSYSAYAGATDAMIQWWYGHNAVGFFLTTGFLGMMYYFVPKQAERPIYSYRLSIVHFWALITLYIWAGPHHLHYTALPDWAQSLGMAMSIILLAPSWGGMINGMMTLSGAWHKLRTDPILRFLVVSLAFYGMSTFEGPMMAIKTVNSLSHYTDWTIGHVHAGALGWVAMISIGAIYHMIPRLFGRVQMHSVGLINTHFWLATIGTVLYIASMWVNGITQGLMWRAINDDGTLTYSFVEALQASHPGFIVRALGGAFFATGMLFMAYNVWRTVRASDPAEAEAAAKIAVVGAH
- the ccoO gene encoding cytochrome-c oxidase, cbb3-type subunit II → MKHEVVEKNIGLLAFFMVIAVSIGGLTQIVPLFFQDVTNKPVEGMKPRTALELEGRDVYIANGCVGCHSQMIRPFRAETERYGHYSVAGESVWDHPFLWGSKRTGPDLARVGGRYSDDWQRAHLYNPRNVVPESKMPAYPFLVENKLDGKDTAKKMEVLRTLGVPYTDEDIAGAAAAVKGKTEMDALVAYLQGLGTIIKSKR
- a CDS encoding CcoQ/FixQ family Cbb3-type cytochrome c oxidase assembly chaperone, which translates into the protein MDIGMIRGLGTVVVMVAFIGLALWVFSPKRKSEFEDATLLPFADDPEAIKHVEQASRSNKE
- the ccoP gene encoding cytochrome-c oxidase, cbb3-type subunit III is translated as MTTFWSLYVTVLSLGTIFALTWLLLSTRKGQRAEQTDETVGHSFDGIEEYDNPLPKWWFMLFVGTIIFALGYLVLYPGLGNWKGLLPGYNYLDNDKQTAFANGQTGWTGVHEWEKEMARSDAKFGPIFAKFASMPIEEVAKDPQALKMGGRLFASNCSVCHGSDAKGAYGFPNLTDADWRWGGEPATIKETIMKGRHAVMPAWLDILKEQGVSDVAAFVVTNLDGRKLPEGVKADVANGEKLFAANCVACHGPAGKGTPAMGAPDLTHPGAFIYGSSFAQLQQTIRWGRQGQMPAQEQLQGNDKVHLLAAYVYSLSHGDKKAEEQ